From Homoserinimonas aerilata, a single genomic window includes:
- a CDS encoding nucleoside deaminase, with protein sequence MLEAVADARLALETGDVPVAALVLDANGAVIGSGRNERELRRDPTAHAEVLALRAAAEARGDWHLDDTVLVVTLEPCVMCAGAILAARVPVVVFGAWDEKAGAAGSVHDLLRDRRLPHRVEVFAGVEEQACAKLLTDFFAERR encoded by the coding sequence ATGCTTGAGGCCGTCGCCGACGCACGCCTGGCCCTCGAGACGGGCGATGTGCCGGTGGCTGCCCTCGTGCTCGATGCGAACGGCGCCGTCATCGGCTCGGGTCGGAACGAGCGGGAGCTGCGTCGCGATCCGACCGCGCATGCGGAGGTTCTGGCGTTACGTGCCGCCGCCGAGGCGAGGGGCGACTGGCATCTGGATGACACGGTGCTGGTGGTCACGCTGGAGCCGTGCGTGATGTGCGCGGGCGCGATCCTTGCCGCGCGTGTGCCCGTCGTCGTGTTCGGCGCGTGGGATGAGAAGGCGGGCGCTGCGGGCAGCGTGCACGATCTGCTGCGCGATCGGCGCCTGCCGCACCGAGTGGAGGTGTTCGCCGGCGTGGAGGAGCAGGCCTGCGCGAAGCTGCTCACGGACTTCTTCGCCGAGCGCCGGTAG
- a CDS encoding cation diffusion facilitator family transporter: MSATGGNKAIIAAMLANAGIAITKFIAWFFSGSSSMLAEGVHSLADTGNQVLLLIGGRKAKRKADQEHPFGYGRERFVYAFVVSIILFSVGGVFSLYEGYEKLTHPHPLENAWLPILVLVIAIVLESFSLRTAIKESNHVRGDQGWIEFVRRARQPELPVVLLEDVAALTGLVFALAGVGLTILTGNPMWDAIGTLAIGVLLVLVAIILGIETKSLLVGEGATVADGNAIRDAINAHPKVESLIHIRTLYVGPDELMVGAKIAFAPTQRLADVATAINEVEAAIRTAVPAARIIYLEPDVYHAPSAGNPATDTFVIRGVD; encoded by the coding sequence ATGAGCGCTACCGGCGGAAACAAGGCAATAATCGCGGCGATGCTCGCAAACGCGGGAATCGCCATCACCAAGTTCATCGCATGGTTCTTCTCCGGGTCGAGCTCGATGCTCGCGGAGGGCGTGCACTCGCTCGCCGACACCGGCAACCAGGTGCTGCTGCTCATCGGCGGGCGCAAGGCGAAGCGCAAAGCCGACCAGGAGCACCCCTTCGGCTACGGGCGCGAACGCTTCGTGTACGCCTTCGTCGTCTCCATCATCCTGTTCAGCGTCGGCGGCGTGTTCTCGCTCTACGAAGGCTACGAGAAGCTCACCCACCCGCACCCGCTCGAGAACGCGTGGCTGCCCATCCTCGTGCTCGTCATCGCCATCGTGCTCGAATCGTTCTCACTGCGCACCGCCATCAAGGAGTCCAACCACGTGCGCGGCGATCAGGGCTGGATCGAATTCGTGCGCCGCGCCCGCCAGCCCGAACTGCCCGTCGTGCTACTCGAAGACGTCGCCGCGCTCACCGGCCTCGTGTTCGCCCTCGCAGGCGTCGGCCTCACCATCCTCACCGGCAACCCCATGTGGGACGCGATCGGAACCCTCGCCATCGGCGTACTGCTCGTGCTCGTCGCCATCATCCTCGGCATCGAGACGAAGAGCCTCCTCGTCGGAGAAGGCGCGACCGTGGCCGACGGCAACGCCATCCGCGACGCCATCAACGCGCACCCCAAGGTCGAGTCGCTCATCCACATCCGCACCCTCTACGTCGGGCCGGATGAGCTCATGGTCGGCGCCAAGATCGCCTTCGCCCCCACCCAGCGGCTTGCGGATGTCGCGACCGCCATCAACGAGGTCGAGGCCGCCATCCGCACCGCCGTGCCCGCCGCACGCATCATCTACCTCGAGCCCGACGTGTACCACGCGCCCAGCGCAGGCAACCCGGCCACCGACACCTTCGTCATCCGCGGCGTCGACTGA
- the proC gene encoding pyrroline-5-carboxylate reductase produces MTSNQAITQTHPTITILGAGAMGSAILDGLLAEGRFAREFRVTNRRRDSLLLPWPAGVTAFSTEDDRNANRAAVEGAELVLLGVKPSMVDDLLAEIADALEPGAVVVSLAAGVTTAMMESFLPEHVAVVRSMSNTPAGVGFGMTAIARGSRVSDAQFELVGRMFRAVGEVLVLPEEKLDAVTAVSGSGPAYVYYMIESFARTAADMGFTQAEAETLVTETFRGAVELLRASGKSPERLRLDVTSPGGTTERAIGVLENADLSATFAAAIAAAAARSKEMSAGR; encoded by the coding sequence ATGACCTCGAATCAGGCAATCACTCAGACTCACCCGACGATCACGATTCTGGGTGCCGGCGCCATGGGGTCCGCCATCCTGGATGGCCTGCTCGCCGAGGGGCGGTTCGCCCGGGAGTTCCGCGTCACGAACCGGCGCCGTGATTCGCTGCTGCTTCCATGGCCGGCCGGGGTGACGGCGTTCTCCACGGAGGATGATCGGAACGCTAACAGGGCGGCCGTCGAGGGTGCCGAGCTGGTGCTGCTGGGGGTGAAGCCGTCGATGGTCGACGATCTGCTGGCGGAGATCGCGGATGCCCTCGAGCCGGGTGCCGTCGTGGTGAGCCTCGCGGCGGGCGTCACGACGGCCATGATGGAGAGCTTCCTGCCGGAGCATGTCGCCGTGGTGCGGTCGATGTCGAACACTCCCGCTGGCGTCGGCTTCGGTATGACGGCCATTGCGCGCGGCTCCCGGGTCAGCGACGCCCAGTTCGAGCTGGTGGGGCGGATGTTCAGGGCCGTCGGCGAGGTTCTGGTGCTCCCCGAGGAGAAGCTGGATGCCGTGACGGCTGTCTCCGGCAGCGGCCCCGCCTACGTCTATTACATGATCGAGTCGTTTGCCCGCACGGCGGCCGACATGGGCTTCACGCAGGCTGAGGCGGAGACGCTCGTGACGGAGACGTTCCGCGGCGCGGTTGAGCTGCTGCGGGCATCCGGCAAGTCCCCTGAGCGCCTGCGGCTCGATGTGACGAGCCCAGGCGGCACGACGGAGCGGGCCATCGGTGTGCTCGAGAACGCGGATCTCTCGGCCACCTTCGCGGCGGCGATCGCTGCCGCTGCTGCACGCTCGAAGGAGATGTCGGCCGGGCGGTGA